In one Musa acuminata AAA Group cultivar baxijiao chromosome BXJ2-5, Cavendish_Baxijiao_AAA, whole genome shotgun sequence genomic region, the following are encoded:
- the LOC135612386 gene encoding uncharacterized protein LOC135612386, with product MAGGRTLSHLSSGALRVGGVGSGGGNLCFALFVVAVLVFTIIAATYQPDDPLLRSSAAASRLASFLTSTSNATFLSDPSVLRTGEDFLNSSSNSTSAAAGTEAAPFIELSDINSTAASAAIVPVCDPAAPVDCADPELFHLLMRAAIEALPDIHFYRFGKPVTVPGGPGSCDMAWRFRPKDATRPMFYRDYRRFHLTQSANCVLSVSKVDDFHSGVNARKRRGSKPDHAGEDSAFGAKKADETTAAVPVVGEPVNDTLPVIDSESAFASGRYLIYMGGGDRCKSMNHYLWSFLCALGEAQYLNRTLVMDMKICLSSMYTLTGQNEEDKDFRLYFDFEHLKHSAPVIDQGQFWTDWGKWHEKDGLSLYYVDDFKVTPMKLADVKDALILRKFDDVKPDNYWYRVCESETESVIQRPWQLLWKSRRLMEIVSAIASRMNWDFDSVHIVRGEKAKNAELWPHLAVDTSPESLLVTLKDKIEEGRHLYIATNEPDTSFFEPLKEAYTTYFLDDFKDLWGENSEWYLETKELNNGVPVEFDGYMRVEVDTEVFLRGKKQLETFNDLTNDCKDGVHTCPTSS from the coding sequence ATGGCAGGCGGGCGGACACTGAGCCACCTGAGCTCGGGCGCACTCCGCGTCGGGGGAGTTGGCAGCGGCGGTGGCAACCTCTGCTTCGCTCTCTTCGTCGTCGCCGTCCTCGTCTTTACTATCATCGCCGCTACCTACCAGCCCGATGACCCCCTCCTCCGCTCCTCTGCCGCCGCCTCCAGGCTTGCCTCCTTCCTCACTTCCACCTCGAACGCTACCTTTCTTTCCGATCCCTCCGTCCTTCGCACTGGCGAAGACTTTCTCAACTCATCCTCCAATTCCACCTCCGCCGCCGCGGGAACTGAGGCCGCCCCCTTCATCGAGCTCTCCGACATCAACTCCACCGCGGCCTCTGCCGCCATCGTCCCTGTGTGCGACCCCGCCGCGCCCGTGGACTGCGCCGATCCGGAACTCTTCCACCTGCTGATGCGCGCTGCCATCGAGGCCTTACCGGACATCCACTTCTACCGCTTCGGCAAGCCAGTCACCGTCCCCGGTGGGCCGGGTTCCTGCGATATGGCCTGGCGTTTCCGCCCCAAGGACGCCACTCGGCCCATGTTTTACAGAGACTACCGCCGGTTCCACCTGACGCAGTCCGCCAATTGCGTCCTCTCTGTCTCCAAGGTCGATGACTTCCACTCCGGTGTCAACGCACGCAAGCGCCGCGGCTCCAAGCCCGATCATGCCGGCGAAGACTCCGCCTTCGGGGCCAAGAAGGCCGATGAGACGACAGCGGCGGTGCCGGTCGTTGGCGAGCCGGTCAACGACACCCTCCCAGTGATCGATTCAGAATCCGCGTTCGCCTCCGGACGTTATCTCATCTACATGGGCGGCGGTGACCGCTGCAAGAGCATGAATCACTACTTGTGGAGCTTTCTTTGCGCGCTAGGCGAAGCTCAGTACTTGAACCGGACGCTCGTCATGGATATGAAGATTTGCCTGTCCTCGATGTACACGCTGACGGGCCAGAACGAGGAGGACAAGGACTTCAGGTTATACTTCGATTTCGAGCATTTGAAGCACTCTGCTCCCGTGATCGACCAAGGCCAGTTCTGGACCGACTGGGGGAAATGGCACGAGAAGGACGGACTGAGCCTCTACTATGTTGATGACTTCAAGGTCACCCCCATGAAGCTCGCCGATGTCAAGGACGCATTAATCTTGAGGAAGTTTGACGACGTCAAGCCGGATAATTACTGGTACAGGGTCTGCGAGAGTGAAACCGAGTCTGTGATCCAGCGGCCATGGCAACTCTTATGGAAGTCACGACGGTTGATGGAGATTGTCTCTGCGATAGCCTCCAGGATGAATTGGGACTTCGACTCGGTTCACATTGTGAGAGGTGAGAAGGCGAAGAATGCTGAGCTCTGGCCACACCTTGCTGTCGATACTTCGCCAGAGTCACTTCTTGTGACTCTCAAAGATAAGATTGAGGAGGGGAGGCACCTATATATTGCAACTAACGAGCCTGATACTTCGTTCTTTGAACCTTTGAAGGAAGCATACACTACATACTTCCTTGACGATTTTAAGGATCTATGGGGTGAGAACAGTGAATGGTACTTGGAGACTAAGGAGCTTAACAACGGGGTACCAGTGGAATTTGATGGGTATATGAGGGTTGAGGTGGACACAGAAGTGTTCTTGAGGGGTAAGAAACAACTCGAGACCTTCAACGATCTCACCAATGATTGCAAGGATGGTGTTCATACATGTCCTACCTCTTCTTGA
- the LOC135612387 gene encoding ubiquitin-conjugating enzyme E2 4-like produces MSSPSKRREMDLMKLMMSDYKVEMVNDGMQEFFVDFHGPNESLYQGGVWRVRVELPDAYPYKSPSIGFVNKMYHPNVDEMSGSVCLDVINQTWSPMFDLVNVFEVFLPQLLLYPNPSDPLNGEAAALMMRDRPAYEEKVKEYCQKYAKPEDIGASPEDKLSDEELSEDEYDSSDEQVVGKPDP; encoded by the exons ATGTCGTCTCCGAGCAAGCGCCGCGAGATGGACCTCATGAAACT GATGATGAGTGACTATAAGGTGGAAATGGTGAACGACGGGATGCAAGAATTCTTTGTGGATTTCCACGGCCCCAACGAGA GCCTCTATCAAGGAGGAGTGTGGAGAGTAAGGGTTGAACTACCAGATGCTTATCCTTACAAATCTCCTTCAATTGGATTTGTTAATAAGATGTATCATCCTAATGTAGATGAAAT GTCTGGTTCAGTTTGTTTGGATGTTATCAACCAAACTTGGAGTCCTATGTTTG ATCTTGTCAATGTATTTGAAGTTTTCCTTCCACAACTTCTTCTGTACCCAAACCCTTCAGATCCATTGAATGGGGAAGCTGCAGCATTGATGATGCGCGATCGGCCTGCTTATGAAGAAAAGGTTAAAG AATACTGTCAGAAATATGCAAAGCCTGAAGATATTGGCGCTTCCCCAGAAGACAAGTTGAGTGACGAAGAGCTGAGTGAAGATGAATATGATTCCAGCGATGAACAAGTGGTGGGAAAACCTGATCCCTAA
- the LOC135613261 gene encoding uncharacterized protein LOC135613261 — MDLLDVVDASTRSIKDMLNALFILVLYMLNCTALIELGVVSLLFSLVVKDRLRVVVEDAMMTIAQVVGCNESAKAFQRVDHINVLVDLVVGESRRVRENATIALPNLVKNNRDNAMGDVKEMDAVDVAMRALVDNDNRMNTRGKSRQRS; from the coding sequence ATGGACCTTCTCGATGTCGTTGATGCATCGACTAGGTCCATCAAGGACATGCTCAATGCTCTCTTTATCTTAGTCCTCTACATGCTTAACTGTACTGCCCTAATCGAACTAGGCGTTGTGTCACTCCTCTTCTCACTGGTGGTGAAAGACAGGCTGAGGGTGGTGGTAGAGGATGCTATGATGACAATCGCCCAGGTGGTAGGATGCAACGAGAGTGCGAAAGCATTCCAAAGGGTAGACCACATCAATGTCCTGGTGGATCTGGTGGTTGGAGAGAGCAGGAGGGTGCGGGAAAATGCTACAATTGCACTACCGAATCTGGTAAAGAACAATAGAGATAATGCAATGGGAGATGTCAAGGAGATGGATGCGGTGGATGTAGCCATGAGGGCTTTGGTTGATAACGATAATAGGATGAACACGAGGGGAAAGAGCAGGCAGAGGAGCTAG
- the LOC135612388 gene encoding uncharacterized protein LOC135612388 isoform X1, with protein MMEGTAAEYHSKDFEWEELRDEVENDASLRYHLVPFVASSSSSSPSSDPPPDDADAWRSFHRRHSAGKFFKERRYLLKEFPELLCSGNSIQVLELGCGNGSTILPILRAKESIVVYACDCSEEVLQMAKEIVATTSDVSLDHRLHTFLLDFTVHKFPDWLFCSSCQRASFSKPVNLSSDSREQKLRKLNAPSFLREEQCCIGGVDFVTLNWVLYGGVILQIFTLSAIPFQRMSSVIEKCFSVLKPGCLLLFRDYGLYDMTMLRFLPEQRMGFREYMRSDGTFSYFFSLDIVRDLFLGAGFTELELEYCCITSVNRQRGKKMQRVWIHGKFQKPI; from the exons ATGATGGAGGGGACCGCGGCGGAGTACCACTCCAAGGACTTCGAATGGGAGGAGCTCCGGGACGAAGTGGAGAACGACGCCTCTTTACGCTACCATCTCGTGCCTTTCGTTGCTTCCTCTTCgtcttcctccccttcctctgATCCTCCTCCCGACGACGCGGACGCCTGGCGGAGCTTTCATCGCCGCCATTCCGCCGGAAAGTTCTTCAAG GAAAGAAGGTACTTGTTGAAGGAATTTCCAGAGCTCCTTTGCTCTGGTAATTCCATCCAGGTTCTCGAGTTGGGATGTGGAAATGGGAGCACAATCCTTCCTATTTTACG TGCAAAGGAGAGTATTGTTGTCTATGCTTGTGACTGTAGTGAAGAGGTCCTTCAAATGGCAAAGGAGATTGTAGCCACTACCAGTGATGTATCTTTAGATCATCGGTTGCACACTTTCTTACTCGATTTCACTGTACATAAATTTCCTGATTGGTTGTTCTGCTCTTCTTGTCAAAGAGCTTCATTTTCAAAGCCTGTCAACTTATCATCAG ATTCTAGAGAACAAAAATTGAGAAAATTGAATGCACCATCCTTCCTAAGAGAAGAGCAGTGTTGTATTGGTGGAGTTGATTTTGTTACTTTG AACTGGGTACTGTATGGTGGTGTTATTTTGCAGATATTTACACTGTCAGCAATACCTTTTCAAAGAATGTCTTCTGTTATTGAGAAATGTTTCTCTGTCTTGAAACCTGGGTGCTTGCTTTTATTCAGAGACTATG GTCTTTATGACATGACTATGCTTCGGTTTCTGCCAGAGCAAAGGATGGGGTTCCGTGAATACATGCGATCAGATGGTACTTTTTCTTATTTCTTCTCACTGGATATTGTAAGAGATCTCTTTCTTGGTGCTGGCTTTACTGAG
- the LOC135612388 gene encoding uncharacterized protein LOC135612388 isoform X2, translating to MMEGTAAEYHSKDFEWEELRDEVENDASLRYHLVPFVASSSSSSPSSDPPPDDADAWRSFHRRHSAGKFFKERRYLLKEFPELLCSGNSIQVLELGCGNGSTILPILRAKESIVVYACDCSEEVLQMAKEIVATTSDVSLDHRLHTFLLDFTVHKFPDWLFCSSCQRASFSKPVNLSSDSREQKLRKLNAPSFLREEQCCIGGVDFVTLIFTLSAIPFQRMSSVIEKCFSVLKPGCLLLFRDYGLYDMTMLRFLPEQRMGFREYMRSDGTFSYFFSLDIVRDLFLGAGFTELELEYCCITSVNRQRGKKMQRVWIHGKFQKPI from the exons ATGATGGAGGGGACCGCGGCGGAGTACCACTCCAAGGACTTCGAATGGGAGGAGCTCCGGGACGAAGTGGAGAACGACGCCTCTTTACGCTACCATCTCGTGCCTTTCGTTGCTTCCTCTTCgtcttcctccccttcctctgATCCTCCTCCCGACGACGCGGACGCCTGGCGGAGCTTTCATCGCCGCCATTCCGCCGGAAAGTTCTTCAAG GAAAGAAGGTACTTGTTGAAGGAATTTCCAGAGCTCCTTTGCTCTGGTAATTCCATCCAGGTTCTCGAGTTGGGATGTGGAAATGGGAGCACAATCCTTCCTATTTTACG TGCAAAGGAGAGTATTGTTGTCTATGCTTGTGACTGTAGTGAAGAGGTCCTTCAAATGGCAAAGGAGATTGTAGCCACTACCAGTGATGTATCTTTAGATCATCGGTTGCACACTTTCTTACTCGATTTCACTGTACATAAATTTCCTGATTGGTTGTTCTGCTCTTCTTGTCAAAGAGCTTCATTTTCAAAGCCTGTCAACTTATCATCAG ATTCTAGAGAACAAAAATTGAGAAAATTGAATGCACCATCCTTCCTAAGAGAAGAGCAGTGTTGTATTGGTGGAGTTGATTTTGTTACTTTG ATATTTACACTGTCAGCAATACCTTTTCAAAGAATGTCTTCTGTTATTGAGAAATGTTTCTCTGTCTTGAAACCTGGGTGCTTGCTTTTATTCAGAGACTATG GTCTTTATGACATGACTATGCTTCGGTTTCTGCCAGAGCAAAGGATGGGGTTCCGTGAATACATGCGATCAGATGGTACTTTTTCTTATTTCTTCTCACTGGATATTGTAAGAGATCTCTTTCTTGGTGCTGGCTTTACTGAG
- the LOC135612388 gene encoding uncharacterized protein LOC135612388 isoform X3, which translates to MMEGTAAEYHSKDFEWEELRDEVENDASLRYHLVPFVASSSSSSPSSDPPPDDADAWRSFHRRHSAGKFFKERRYLLKEFPELLCSGNSIQVLELGCGNGSTILPILRAKESIVVYACDCSEEVLQMAKEIVATTSDVSLDHRLHTFLLDFTVHKFPDWLFCSSCQRASFSKPVNLSSDSREQKLRKLNAPSFLREEQCCIGGVDFVTLNWVLYGGVILQIFTLSAIPFQRMSSVIEKCFSVLKPGCLLLFRDYGLYDMTMLRFLPEQRMGFREYMRSDGTFSYFFSLDIVRDLFLGAGFTESL; encoded by the exons ATGATGGAGGGGACCGCGGCGGAGTACCACTCCAAGGACTTCGAATGGGAGGAGCTCCGGGACGAAGTGGAGAACGACGCCTCTTTACGCTACCATCTCGTGCCTTTCGTTGCTTCCTCTTCgtcttcctccccttcctctgATCCTCCTCCCGACGACGCGGACGCCTGGCGGAGCTTTCATCGCCGCCATTCCGCCGGAAAGTTCTTCAAG GAAAGAAGGTACTTGTTGAAGGAATTTCCAGAGCTCCTTTGCTCTGGTAATTCCATCCAGGTTCTCGAGTTGGGATGTGGAAATGGGAGCACAATCCTTCCTATTTTACG TGCAAAGGAGAGTATTGTTGTCTATGCTTGTGACTGTAGTGAAGAGGTCCTTCAAATGGCAAAGGAGATTGTAGCCACTACCAGTGATGTATCTTTAGATCATCGGTTGCACACTTTCTTACTCGATTTCACTGTACATAAATTTCCTGATTGGTTGTTCTGCTCTTCTTGTCAAAGAGCTTCATTTTCAAAGCCTGTCAACTTATCATCAG ATTCTAGAGAACAAAAATTGAGAAAATTGAATGCACCATCCTTCCTAAGAGAAGAGCAGTGTTGTATTGGTGGAGTTGATTTTGTTACTTTG AACTGGGTACTGTATGGTGGTGTTATTTTGCAGATATTTACACTGTCAGCAATACCTTTTCAAAGAATGTCTTCTGTTATTGAGAAATGTTTCTCTGTCTTGAAACCTGGGTGCTTGCTTTTATTCAGAGACTATG GTCTTTATGACATGACTATGCTTCGGTTTCTGCCAGAGCAAAGGATGGGGTTCCGTGAATACATGCGATCAGATGGTACTTTTTCTTATTTCTTCTCACTGGATATTGTAAGAGATCTCTTTCTTGGTGCTGGCTTTACTGAG